Within the Oncorhynchus tshawytscha isolate Ot180627B unplaced genomic scaffold, Otsh_v2.0 Un_contig_37_pilon_pilon, whole genome shotgun sequence genome, the region ATGCCTGGTTATTCCTTAAGTGTTTTCctcaacatcttaaataagcatgccccattcaaaaaatgtagaactaagaatagatatagcccttggttcactccagacctgactgccctcgaccagcacaaaaacaacctgtggcgtactgcattagcatcaaatagccccgctatatgcaacttttcagggaggttaggaccaatatacacaggcagttaggaaagcaaaggctagctttttcaaacataaatttgcatcctgtagcacaaactccaaaacgttctgggacactgtaaagtccatggcgaataagagcacctcctcccagctgcccactgcactgaggctaggaaacactatcaccactgataaatctacgataatcgagaatttcaataagcatttttctacggctggctggccatgccttccacctggccacccctaccccggtcaatagCTCTGcatcccccacagcaacttgcccaagcctccccatttctccttcacccaaatccagatagctgatgttctgaaagagctgcaaaatctggaccccaacgaatcagctgggctagacaatctggaccctctctttctaaaattatccgcctcagttgttgcaacccctattactagcctgttcaacctctctttcgtattgtccgagatccccaaagattggaaagctaccgcggtcatcccctcttcaaagggagacactctagacccaaactgttacagacttcgatcttgcaggtagcctagtggttagagcgttggactagtaaccgaaaggttgcaagatcgaatcctgagctgacaaggtaaaaatctgtcattctgcccctgcacaatgcagttaacccactgttcctaggccatcattgaaaataagaatttgttcttaactgacttgcctagtaaaataaaataaaaatctatcctaccctgcctttctaaagtcttgaaagccaagttaacaaacagatcaccgaacgttttgaatcccaccgtatcttgtccgctatgcaatctgggtgcacctcagccacgcttaaggtcctaagcgatatcttaaccgccatcggttactgtgcagccgtattcatcgacctggccaaggctttcgactctgtcaatcaccgtattcttagcggcagactcaacaaccttggtttctcaagtgactgcctcgcctggttcatcaactacttctcagatagagcaGTGtctcaaatcagagggcctgttgtccagacctctggcagtctctatggggctgccacagggttaaattcctggctgactcttttctctgtatacatcaatgatgtcgctcttgctgctggtgattctctgatatacttctggtccttctttggacactgtgttaacaaacctccagacgaacttcaatgccgtacaactctccttccgtggcctccaactgctcttaaatgcaagtcaaactaaatacatgctcatcaaccgatcgctgcccttcACCTGCCCCCCCGTCCagaatcactactctggatggttctgacaaagtacaaaatacaaaatagcctccaagcctctacaaaatagcctccaaggctattcagcaaattggatgtagtccaTCACAGCgccacccgttttgtcaccaatgccccatatactacccaccactgcaacctgtgtgctctcgttggctggccctagcTTCATATTCGTAtgaaaacccactggctccaggtcatctataagtctttgcttgggAAAGCCCCGccgtatctcagctcactggtcacgatagcaGCACCCAACcttagcacacactccagcaggtatatttcactcgtCATCCCcgaagccaactcctcctttggccgcctttccttccagttctctgctgccaatgactggaacgaattgcaaaaatcactgaagctggagacttatatttccctcactaagcatcagctgtcagagcagcttacagatcattgcacctgtacatagcccatctgtaaatagccccccaactacctcattcccatattgttatttattttttgctcctttgcacccaagtatctctacttgcacattcatcttctgcacatctatcactccagtgtttaatttctaaattgtaattattttgccactatggcctatttattgccttacctccctaatcttactacatttgcacacactgtaaatatacttttctattgtgttattgactgtatgtttgtttattccatgtgtaactctgtgttgttgtttgtgtcgcactgctttgctttatcttggccaggtcgcagtagtaaatgagaacttgttctcaactggcctacctggttaaataaaggtgaaataaaaaaaaatctataacaATGTCAGTCATATGACACTATAATGGTATCCACTGCACTAGCAATGGTCAGGTGAAATAGCCAAGCCTTTCCCTTGACATTTAGTTGGAGAGGTATACTCTTACAACAGTTACTTCAGTTAGTTTGACTGTATTAATATTCAGTGGTAAAGGAAAGTTAGTGTTTTGAGCATTTGTTTTGCAAGCAACCAGGTCAACAACACACAACAATGTTTCAACAACAAaccccagagggagagagatttaaAGCTGGGCTCACAGACCTCCCTATTTGAAGTTTTATGGGCGCTTGGCTTAAGTAAATTCAGATGCGGCTGTAATAATCGAACGCTGGGGAGGACTGCAGATCAAAAGCATGTGTGTGAGAACACAAAGAGCCCCGACTGCAGTTAGGAATGGTCTCCATGTGAAATAGTTGGAAGGTTaataaatgttattttacagCTGCAATCTTACTTTGGGTGTAATTTGATAGTATTACAGCCTTGGTGCTGAGGTTAATATGATATAAAATGTTGGGAGTCTGGGTGGATGCAGCCGCCTCTGTCTCGGTCAGGATGATTATTCTACCACAACAGATCTGTTTTTTAAAGGGTCATTATAGGAGGCCATCCACCTTGGTCTACCCTCATCATCACCAGACGTTATAGAAAGGAGAATGTGGATGAGTGTAGATGGATTACATACTAAACACCACCTCTCACTTTGCAGATCAAGAGCCTAATGACCAGAGCTGAATACCTCAAAGAACAGATCAAGGTAGGAATGGCGATGACTTGACTTTAGTAGATATAAACCCTGTAGGTTTGTATTTGTATCTCAGTGTGTTTAATCCCAAGCACACATTTTGGTCCATGATTTTGAGTCGTATCATCTTTTGTGTGTCTTTCAGATGCTGGAGACCCAAAAAGATGTGTCAATGGACAGAGAGCCTCTATCAGAATCTGTGAGAAGTTGTGAGTATCCCTGTGAGGGTAGCATAGTATTCACATTTCCCCTTAGATATTGTGTACGTGCTGGTGTAGGGGTGTGCGTCACAGAACGTCCCAGCAGAGGGGCTTGCAGCTATGTAGACTGGTCAGTGGGATATACCAGGGGTTAAGTGAAAAATGGCCACCTGTAATGAAATTTCCCTTCAGTGGAGGTTTTTCCACTAGTTAAACACAAGCCGCTCTCTTACCATGCTGGCCTCCCCGTGGGAGCGTCTGGATCTTTGATTTCAGCTCAGTCTTGCATAGCGCTGGGCTGCTCTGCTCTCTGACCTCTTATAAAACCCACCTTGTGAAAGCGAGACTTGGATCGAACCAAGAAGAAGAACCCCCCCcagtcactacacacacacatgcataacacacacaaatgcacaacgCACACACATGGACAACACGTACTAGCTGCGAGGGAGGGAGTTAGTTGATATATAGTAGAGCCAGACAATATCCTGTTTCGAGTTAGAAATTCCAGAGGAATTATGTGCAAAGGGGGTTCAATGAATTTGGAACAGATTCAGGTTTCATAAACATGGCTTGTTACGTTGCTGTTATTTTAACACACCGGCGGCCACAGTCAGCCATGTCATGTTGGCAGCTCTCCAGCTGGAGGGGTCACAGCAATGCCCAAGACTGTCTGGCTGGTGACCTTAAACTACTACTACGCTAACTACAAACAAATCAGTAAAGTCTAGGCCTAATGCTCTCAATCGGTATcctaaatgccaccctattccataCGTAGTTCAGcccagtcaaaagtagtgacctatgtagggtgccatttggtacacagccTCAGTCTCTGAGCTTGTCAGGACAGTAATACAGCCATTATACCTTTTTTATTGCCATGTGTATTGAATACATTCGAAATCTTAATTACTCAACAGAAATCTACTCACAGATCAGTACTGAGGTAAGCCATGTCTATATGATGATAATGCAGTCTCTAACACATCTGTCTGTCGATGCTCGCCCTCCTCAGCATGCTGTGTGCAGTGAGCCAGCCTGGCAGTAGGAACCAGAGAGAGGGTCCATCGTGCCTGCGGAGCACCAGACCTCCTGCACCTCTACGGGTCAGGCTAAGGAATCTCTGAGACCATGGCCTCAGTAGTCTCGCGTCACCCTACTCGTAAGTCTTAATCATCGCACGGCTGTTGTTTCCCAACAAACATGAGAAAGCCTGGAAATGGAGGCAATGGCGTCAGAGACAATCTACCCTGTTATTACTCTGCCTGGACTTCAACTAGCAGCTTGTCAGCCTTGCATCCCCctcaccaacacaacacagaagACTGTCAGAGTCTCCAGTCACTGCTCAGCCTCAAAGCCCTCCTGCCTAACCATTCATATGGAAAGGCTGGACAGCTTGTATGctaatactgtactgtcatgatAAACTAGTGCTGTATCATGTTGTTGTGTTATGTTGCAGGATGAATAAGAGTAATAATGAGCCTCAAATGCTTCTAGTTGCACAATAGATGGCGACTTGAACTCAGAATGGCTACCCAGCATAGCAAGTTTGTAGTCTGTAACTGATGGGAGTTATCGAAATGTATCATTAATATTTGGGAAAGCTTTTCTGGCGTCTGTCGCCCCACATACACGCGcgcctgcgcacacacacaaacaaactaaaTCCATTTTCTGTGGCCTGACCACAGTCTCACCACGCTCTCTCTGCTGATGGAGCAGCCTCTACCACTATGAGAGGAAAACTGGAGAGGTGCGGCTGCTGCCTTATTTACTCTGTAGACTTTCATTTACTTTTGGGTTGGCACCGGTCAGGATGAAGGCATACAGTAGCAACTGTGAAGTCAAGGCGTGCTTCACAACTCAGCCTGCTTTAGTAGCCTGCCAAAAGGTTGGACATTTGGTGACAGGTTAACAGTTACTGCTGTTGTGGGTCTTTTCCTTTCTGTTTGATTTCAGTGAGCCAGGTTGTGTGCATGAATCTACTTTCAAGGGAACTTTCAGTATTTGTGAATATACTGTACCATAGGAGGCGATCTGCTGTTTAATCAGGAAATGGAATGGTGTAACTGAAAAGGAAGGGATTGGAAAGAAATGTCTGTCGAATTGAGAACTGACAATTGTGTATTGTTTTTGTTGAAACATTTTGTATGGGTATGATTTTATAAATAATTTATTACCGTAAAAGGCTGATTCAATTGAAATAAAATTGGTATGTAATGTGTTGTCAGGGCCTGTATTCGTAAATTaaagtgcctttggaaagtattcagaccccttgattttttccacattttgttacgttacagccttattctaaaatggattaaataaaaatcctcagcaatctacacacaataccccataatgacagtgaaaacaggtttttagacattttggacacacaaaaaaatagacagcttatttacatatgtaatcagaccctttgctatgagactcaattgagctcaggtgcatcctgtttccattgatcatccttgagatgtttctacaacttgattggagtcaacctgtggtaaattgaattgattggacattatttggaaaggcacacacctgtctatataaggtcccacagttgacagcgcatgtcagagcaaaatccaatcTATGAGGTCGGAGGAAttcatagagctccgagacaagattgtgtcaaggcacagaaaAAATCTGCAGCTTTGatgatccccaagaacacagtggcctccattctaaaatggaagaagtttcgaaccaccaagactccttcctagagctagccgccctgccaaactgagcaatcggaggagaagggccttggtcagggaggtgaccaagaacccgatggtcactctgacagagctctagagttcctctgtagagatgggagaacctttcagaaggacaaccatctctgcagccctccaccaatcaggcctgaatggtagagtggccagacagaagccactcttcaggaacaggcacatgacagcccgcttggagtttgtcaaaaggcacctaaagactctcagacaatgagaaacaagattctctggtctgatgaaaccaagattgaacactttgggctgaatgccaagtgtcatgtctggaggaaacctgtcaccattcctacagtgaagcatggtggtggcagcatcgtgctgtggggatgtttttcagaggcagccactgggagtctagtcaggatcgagacaaatatgaacagagcaaagtacagagagatccttgatgaaaacctgctccagaatgagcgcttaggacctcagactggggtgaaggttccttccaacaggacaacgtctctaagcacacagccaaaacaacgcaggagtggcttcgggacaagtttctgaatgtccttgagtggcccagccagagcccggacttgaacctgatcgaacatttctggatagacctgaaaatagttgtgcagcaacactccccatacaacctgacagagcttgagaggatctgcagagaagaatgggagaaactccccaaacacagatgtgccaagcttgtggcgtcaAACCctagactcaaggctgtaatcactgccgtaagtgcatcaacaaagtactgaataaattatcttaatacttatgtaaatgtgatatttccgttttctatttttaataaattagcaacaatttcaaaaacaaaattgctttgtcaatatgggatattgtgtgtagattgatgaggaaaaaaacaatttaatctattttagaataaggctgtaacgtaacaaaatgtggaagaagtcatgtggtctgaatacttttttccgaaggcactgtacttgtAGTTCGGGTTGAAATGTAAAACTTGGTCAAATAACAATGTGGTCTGAGTGTAAGGTTTCATGGATGTCTTGGTGAGTCTGTCACTGCCTGTTGGAGGCCCACTGCTGTCTCGTGGCCATGTAGTCACCATTTGGTTCCCTCTCCTGAGGACACAGCTGGCCCATTTCCATAACGTAAGGCGAGGAAGCCCTAATGTAGTCCAGAGTAGCCTGGGCGTGTAGAGGACTGGCAGGAGCACCAGTAGAGATGGAGGTATACTCTATAAGAGAATGTTGAATTGTCAACCACTATGCCTTTTACCCCTCTGACCCCCTTACCAACCAACCACAGCCCTGTGTCATTGTGGGTTTAATTGGCCTCCATTTCAGTTCAGCTCCATCATGAGCACTTgtaccctttccccctctcctggGTCTCTATCAGCCTCTGTTGGTACTCCTAATGGGACGACGGTGGAGCTGTATTGACATCAGCTAAAGTTATAAAGGGGGGTTAATCCGTAAGGAACTAAGGAGCCCTCAACTTCccaacccccaaacacacacacatcaaccatTCACTGTGGGTAGACTGCTATCATGAATAGAACATTGTACAGATGAGAGACAAAACTCTCCCCTAAATCCCTgtgtcaccccctctcctagacCTGGGGGCAGGCAGGGGTTTGTTTCAAAGAAACGTTGAATAAAGATAATTTAGAAAATGGGCTCCAGCACACTGCAGCCTCTGTAAATCCTCCCTCTGCCGTCCCCCACTCACCCCAAGGCTCCCCTGCTTCTGTTTGTTTTGATTTTGTTCCCAGAAGCTGAGTGGGGGATTTGAAGGAGGGTGAGGGTGAGTTAGAGTTGGACAACTTTGAGATGCATGGCGATGGTTAGACAGATTGGCTGAGCCAAGTTAGGAGGGTCTTACCTCAACTATACAGAatccctttccctcccttccgCTTCTAAATGCACTTTTTAACAATCTAAAGTCTGTTGAGAATTACATGATTTTCTAAACAAAATACttgctcgtaagtaagcatttcgctgtgaagtctacacatgttgtattctgtgcatgtgaccaatcaaaATTGATTTAGGTGAAGATGGGAAGGGGATGACTTGGTCAGTCTATTGTCAAAGGAACTATGAATTGAACACAGATTTCCTGTCATGACTTCAAATTCCACATCTTGACTCGTTCAAACTTAGATTACATAACACTTCCATACAGTTTGTTAAGGACCTGTAAATAAATCATTATTACTATGAGCTATTTGTGCCAAAGATTTATATTTACCTACTAACCTACCTAAAAGGTTATTAGCAGGATTTAGGAGATTAGTAGACACAGAAAGACCCATTGCATTCTCACTGTGTTATAAAAATGATACATTCATTAATGTGCTATATTTCCATAGTTATTTCTCTGAAAAGGTCATTGATGACCAAGAGAACTGAGAAGCACTGTAAGGCAAAATGACCAAATGCACAATCCTGCATTCTCAAGAGTCGTGACTGACCTTTCAACACTGACGCAGAAAGTGCCATTTACACACAAGTAATTAGGTACAATTTACCTGGTAGTTTCCTAGACAGTGTCAAAGGAAGCAGTAACTTAAACTTGAAATGTCTCAAAGAGCACAGAGAGTCCTGGCCTTCTCTTCCAAATAAGATGTATTGTGCAGCCAGACACTTAACATTCCTGCTTGGGTTTCAGTTACACTGGGCCTGATCCCTAAAGTATTACACAATGCTGGTATTATGAAGGGTACACAGCAGTCACACAGTTACTTTTCAGAAGCCACCGGAGGCATTCAATTAGATGCAATCACCCTGTTCTAAATACGTGTCTCTAAAATGTTTTTACAAATTCCAGAGAAGATGGATGATATGAGAAGACAGTAGTGAGAGGTCCTGTTTAGTCTTTTCATGTAAAAGTTGCTATTGCCAGGACTACCAGAAATGCAAGTGTATCATTTCAAAGATCAACGCAGTAGACATTCAAACCGATTCTGCTGGTCCTTTAGCTTTCTTTGGCAATGGCACATTTTCAGGCAACACGTGACTTTGGAGCCTGATCCAAAATGACATTTTCCCTTTATTGAACATTCCAGTCTTCTCTACTTCCAGCAGTTACATTTGCCTATACTTTAGGTATGATAGTTTTGGTGTGATGTTTAATTTAGTTGGGGGTTGGGAAACATTCCTACTTTTGAATAACATACAGGATGTCAAATAAACAGTTGGACTTTTTGACTCACACTTAATAATTTTATTACATAAATTATTTTCCATATATAACAAGTATCCATTATTTCTTTCCACACTGGTTGAGATGACAAATCTACCTGCAGAATTGTTTCAAAAAATATGGTTTTTGTACATGTAAACTACTGCCATATTATTCATGAGGTGGTGTATTGACTGCAAAGTCACAATGGACAAATTGGACACTAATTTACAGCATTAATATATGACATATAAATGTAAAAGATAGATtccttattttttatatatatatatatataatttaacaTCAACATGACAGTTACATTTCCCTATGGACCAGCATCTTCCCAACAAGGTGGAATAAAAAAGAAATGACATTGACGATCATGACAAAAACAAAGATTAGTTTAGAAAAACTTCAAGTGACATCTTGTAAAGATAATGACAAGACACGGGAAGGATTAGCTtcattaaaaaataatacaataacTTCTTAGCTTTTTCCCTTCTTGCTAAATATCTAGGCTAACTGTCAAGCATGTTTCTGTCCTGGAAAGGAACCCATTACACTTTATATGAAATTAATAATAAATTAAACTAGGCCTATTAACAAGTAGCTTATGTACTGCTATTCATAGTAATAAACTGGTATTTCTTGTTTTTTTCTGAGAAAAACACTAGTGCCTCTTCTTTTGTCCATATAAGTCTATCATAAGCCCACATTCATCTTGTAGAGGCCAGTCTATAAGGAGAAGGGTGACTTCTTGCTTTCAATAAAGAAAGGGGGTCCCTaaagggggagagtgggggaaCATTTTAAATAAAACTATCAAGAGTGGGGGATGTGTCATGGGGGGTAGGGGGCTGCTGGAGAGGCACTTCAGTTAATTTAACTAGGCCTACTTGATTCTAAACCCTTGTCTGTTCACTGGCAGTTCCCCACAAATATTTGAAGTGTGATGGCTGCAACAATGCAGAGGCCCCTAAAATAGAGAGGAAAGCAAACAGAAACTGGACTGGTCCAATGTTTATCTTAAGTCTTAATAAAGCCACACTCCAAGGACCATTGAGACGAAACTAAACAAATAGGCACAAGAGTTTAAAAGGTAGCCCAGAAGTAATGGATGCAATGCCCAATGAGGAGTATTGTTACAATGAAGTCAAGTTTGGTTCATTTCTCCTTAAACAATCACTTTATGGATCTTTACACTCCAGAACAGTTTCGACCTAGGATATTCCATGAGTAGCCTAGGCCTAATTTGCTAATTGAATTGGTGGTCTGAATGTCCTGTCCATCATTGTGTCCCAGATTAAGGCATCACATCAAAATATGAAAAATCCATTAGGCCCATAGGAGATTACTAGGAGCACATAGTATTCCACTACACCAAACCCACGTGCTCATTAGATTGGACCCATCCCTGTCACAACAACAGGTCACTTTCAACAGACCACATTCATTTCTCAATAGAATATCCGTGCAAGAGTGATGCATAATAAGGCCATATAGCTCGACAACTGTGGGGAACTAGAATTTGAGTCAGGAGGACATATCTCCTCTGTTTTCGATTCATAGTCTTCATCCTCATACATATCGTCCATATCTGCCTGGTCTAAAATAACACTGTGGTCTCCAATCTGGCAAAGTTTGCTCATGTTCTCCTTGACTACCTCACAGAACGGCCTTTCCACCCCGTCGCACACACACTGGTTTAGTagcatgccatttgggatgaatagCATCTGTTGTATTGTGGCCTTGCACCTGGAGGAGCATTTCCTGCCATTGAAGAGTTGCCCACAGTAAGACAAGTAGGCTGTCAGGGAGGAGTGGCAGCCGGTGTCCTCCTCACAGCGTTGACGGGCCTCTGTGCATCCTATCCCCCCCGCATCTCCAGGATACCTCCGGGGGAGGCATGGCTCAATTGCCCGCTTTGCATCCCTACACTCCATGTCCTGACCACAGTCACACCTCTCGAGGTAAGGGCCATTGCGGGTGTGATTCAGTCTTATCAACGCGTTGATACAGTGGCTGGGGCATTGCCTCCTGGTGCCTCTGATGTTTCCTTCACAGGCGGCTAAATACTGGCTGTATGCAAGCTCACAGTCTGCCTCCTCATGGCATCGGAGCAGGGCTTGCCAACATATTAACTGGGCATCTAGCGCCAACAGCACCGATGAGAAGAGCGCCAGAGCGCTGCACCAACTGTTCATGCTGGAGAGAGCTCTAGTTCGACGATGCGCACATTTTCCTCCAGTTAGTGCGGGACAGCCAAGTCTTTGATGAATTTAAAACGTAATGTAACTAATAAACCCATTTAGTATGAGGCGTTTATGGTCCAAACATAAATGTGTTTAGTAGGCCTAGCTACAAACCTAAagatgtccctctgtctctccaataCACGCTTGACAGTTGTGGAATAACAGTCTGTTTTATGAGTGTGAATGAATCCAGTCTGGAACGGATGAGTAAAAATGTTGAAATCCTTTGCATTGATTCAGCTACCCCACAAAGCAACAATATCGTCCGCAAAACTGTCACAGTCGTGTCAGTAAAAAAGGAACAAAAAGTGACCATATGCGCTGTCCAAAGTTCGGACACCTACTATCCACATTTCATGCCCTCGTTTGAAAGCATAACTCTTTTTACTCCTGTTTTCAAAATACGTCCAACTTTCTTGGCTTTAAAAAACGTTCATATTTTCCGTGTTCTGTATTCCATACTATGTTGGTTGAATTCATTAGGACTGCCTCTTCTCACTGTCGCATTTTCTCCCGCTATGTGTCTTTGTCCCCCTCTTGCAGTTACGCTTCACGCTTCGTTAATCTTTTCTCCGCAACACCCCTCCTTTTCCAGAAAAAGAAAGGATAGTTTTCCTTCCCCCGCTCCCATTTACAATCCTGGTCAACGATTGGTCGTCATTGAGGAGTTCGTGGGACTCATTTCTATAGCAACGTAGTTTTTGGCAATCTGCTCGTCATACaggaaaaataaaatgtttatcaATTTAATGAAACTCACGACCTGTGTGGTCCCCTTTACAAAACACGTCAACGTTTGGGGAGGTAGTGAGTGTGGGGCGCACACAAGCCCCCTAGCAGTCGACAGAAAGCATTCCATTGCTAGAAGCTCACATCTGCACCCACTGCTCCAATTTTAAGTGCAGAAAAAACAAATCTGTTCCTTTTTAACGATAACTCGAGGAGGGAAACCTCTATGAAAACCGTCGCACAGTGAGGGTTTCACTTAAAGTTCTACTAATTGTCGCCCTGttcactctccctctcgctcttcttTCTAGTGAGTTTTTAAGCCCTGATTGACAGAACAGAATGGAAGAGAATAGTATTTTCTGGCCCGTTTCACCCCAATTGTGTCAGATTGGCCATGCAGTGGCACAGTGTCTTTCTAGGCTGAAGATTGTTCACGCCCTGCGCCTATCAATAGAGGTGGGTTTCAGCATCAATATATTTTACAGCTCTCCCCTTTCACACCGCACTTGAAAACTACCAATAGCTCAGGCTTCTCTGCTATTCAAATGCTAACTAACGTGTTTTGAAAAAAGCGATTGGAAAAACCCGTAGCGACACCCGGGCTGTCTAGAAATGTCACAAAGCAGTTGCTGGCTGGCTTCTCTCTGAAAAACACTGTACACTTTTGCAAAGAGCCTTTGATTCTGCCAGATGGCTGAGCTTATTATCAGACTTCACTGGAATGTAAAGTTGCCACTAATAATggttataataaaaaataataacatcATTATAAAGGTTAACTTAAGAACGTGGTTATAACAATGGTTATAACAACTGTGACATAATCATTTGGCCTATCAGTATTGTAATGATAATATTTTCATGAATAAACCTTGATCTGATATGGGGCTAATATGGATTTTGGATTAAATTCTGTTTGTCATTAATTCAACATTAACATTGTATTTTTGTCTCC harbors:
- the LOC112263844 gene encoding growth arrest-specific protein 1 encodes the protein MNSWCSALALFSSVLLALDAQLICWQALLRCHEEADCELAYSQYLAACEGNIRGTRRQCPSHCINALIRLNHTRNGPYLERCDCGQDMECRDAKRAIEPCLPRRYPGDAGGIGCTEARQRCEEDTGCHSSLTAYLSYCGQLFNGRKCSSRCKATIQQMLFIPNGMLLNQCVCDGVERPFCEVVKENMSKLCQIGDHSVILDQADMDDMYEDEDYESKTEEICPPDSNSSSPQLSSYMALLCITLARIFY